One Candidatus Glassbacteria bacterium genomic region harbors:
- a CDS encoding efflux RND transporter permease subunit — MRPPATPSPSESGPSIPADGAPSLFRLAIRRPVAVTMISLGVLIFGAVAYQRLEVALLPRFSHPTLTVRTAYPGSAPGEVEQFVTAPLEAQLSVASGLVEL, encoded by the coding sequence ATGCGCCCTCCAGCCACCCCCTCCCCGTCCGAGTCCGGACCGTCCATCCCCGCCGACGGCGCCCCCTCCCTGTTCCGCCTGGCCATTCGCCGTCCGGTGGCGGTGACCATGATCTCCCTGGGGGTGCTGATCTTCGGCGCGGTGGCGTATCAACGGCTGGAAGTGGCGCTGCTGCCCCGTTTTTCCCATCCCACCCTGACGGTGCGTACGGCCTACCCGGGCAGCGCCCCGGGGGAGGTCGAGCAATTCGTGACCGCTCCCCTGGAAGCCCAGCTCAGTGTCGCCTCCGGTCTGGTGGAACT